Proteins from a single region of Bombus pascuorum chromosome 5, iyBomPasc1.1, whole genome shotgun sequence:
- the LOC132907492 gene encoding MTOR-associated protein MEAK7 — MGHGSSRSASSANILSAEELTLVENLFKSMSRSSGSIKREDIFKHWSSHLDDVLLQFVVRFLCHEPGKRVSAINGENFGRLYVFAIRGSPEERTSLIFNGFSEEEQKHEIPTATFLQYLQATINSYLRLQKNSGNAHYLTWSSIGCTVNTRRIGMRSRSLCVDLVKHGETLTTEQVENWFSTTTTFNIIQSHVFQCLFLVSQKKGDKNASSRINDLNLLPGCKGLENIPHFPSILGLGDVLFLNLSLPHELRNEWRFLFSSQVHGESFSTMLGRITMQGSTILILQDTDDHVFGGFASDSWRLGPNFIGNQSSFLFKLEPDILTFPSTGYNNHFQYLNLHQQTMPNGLLMGGQLNYPGLWLDCEYGTGKSSLSCTTFQNYVQLSGKENFRIKHCEVWGVGPIPAVEEEEQDARSVLDQDSTSRVILEMSGRKMYSDGLREKKE; from the coding sequence ATGGGTCATGGTTCGAGCCGTTCCGCTTCATCCGCGAATATCCTCTCCGCGGAGGAGCTGACCTTGGTGGAGAATCTGTTCAAGTCCATGTCCCGGAGTTCAGGCTCTATAAAACGCGAAGATATATTCAAACACTGGTCCAGTCATTTGGATGATGTACTACTGCAATTTGTAGTAAGGTTCCTCTGTCATGAACCAGGAAAGAGAGTGTCTGCCATAAACGGAGAGAATTTTGGGAGATTGTATGTGTTTGCCATACGTGGAAGTCCGGAGGAGAGGACTAGCCTGATTTTTAATGGCTTCTCGGAAGAGGAGCAGAAACATGAAATACCCACTGCAACGTTCCTTCAATATCTTCAAGCCACCATTAATTCCTACTTGAGACTGCAAAAAAACTCTGGAAATGCACACTACTTAACATGGAGCAGCATTGGCTGCACAGTAAACACTAGGAGAATAGGGATGAGATCCAGAAGTTTGTGCGTAGATCTAGTCAAACATGGTGAGACACTAACCACCGAACAAGTAGAGAACTGGTTCTCTACAACAACCACTTTCAATATCATACAATCGCACGTTTTTCAGTGCCTTTTCTTGGTTTCTCAGAAAAAAGGAGACAAGAATGCAAGCAGTagaataaacgatttaaaccTCTTGCCAGGTTGCAAGGGTTTGGAGAACATACCACATTTTCCAAGCATTCTGGGATTGGGTGATGTTCTGTTCTTAAATCTCAGTTTGCCTCACGAGCTTCGCAACGAAtggagatttttattttccagtcAGGTGCATGGAGAATCATTTTCCACTATGCTTGGAAGAATCACTATGCAAGGATCGactattttaattcttcagGACACCGATGACCACGTATTTGGAGGTTTTGCCTCTGATAGTTGGAGACTTGGACCGAATTTCATTGGAAACCAATCTTCCTTCTTATTTAAGCTCGAACCAGATATACTTACATTTCCTTCCACTGGTTACAACAACCATTTCCAGTACTTAAATCTTCATCAACAAACTATGCCTAATGGGCTGCTCATGGGAGGACAGTTGAATTATCCAGGCTTATGGCTGGACTGTGAATATGGAACTGGAAAATCAAGCTTGTCCTGCACAACCTTCCAGAATTATGTGCAACTCAGTGGCAAAGAGAATTTCAGGATTAAACACTGTGAAGTTTGGGGCGTCGGTCCTATTCCAGCagttgaagaagaagaacaagaTGCAAGGTCAGTTTTGGATCAAGATTCTACCTCAAGAGTCATATTAGAGATGTCTGGTCGCAAGATGTACAGTGACGGAttgagagaaaagaaggagTAA